The DNA sequence AATATCCTTCAGCCATTATTCAAAATCTGTTTATAATGAACTGATGGAAATCATTTCTATTAGGCTTTATATAATCTGGAAAGTTTccaataaaatgtttttctcttggcATTGAAACACCATGCTCCATTAGCGGTGAATATTTACACCCTAGTCATCAGAAGCTCTCCTTAGAAAacataaaaaaagaaaaacttcAGGAAAATATAAAACGAATTGAAAAGTTTACTTAGAAAATAAAGAATTTGAGATATAAGCAAATAGTCCTTTGTTAAAATCTTTTTATAAATGATTAATATTATTTGCCGTGTTTCCATCAATGGACCTTTATTGATTAAGTATTTTTATATTTATCCAGTTGATTTTCCTGGCATGAAGTGTGCACTTGCAGGCaccagaggaggtggagagaaaaAGAATAAGTCTGACACATCAGGTAGTACAAATGCTGGCAACTCTGAATCTTCACAAGGCAGAAGAAGATCAATGCGCATCAGCAAAGCAGAAAACGTGGACAAATCTGCCAGCTCATCTCAAAGGTCCCAGTCAGGCTCTGGTACATCTGTTTCTAAAGCAACTCTGGAATGTGCACAAACTCCACCTAAAAAGGCTGGAAAACAAAAGACCAAGAGGAAATTAGAGAATGAGCAAAGTAAGACTCCCTCTGAGAAAAAGAAAACCAGAGTCACCCGTAGTTCCTACAAAAAATCTGATTCTAGTAGTTCTGACCCAAACGATAGTCCTATTGTCAGTGAAACGGAGCCTCAACCTCTTACACCTATCTCCACCGAAAAGCAGTTGATAGCTTTGGATAATAGTAATCCAAGCCATTTATCAGCTAATGGCTGTAGTGAAAATATTACTTCAATAGAGaaggataaagaggaagaagttacTGAAAAAGAGCAGAGTCATGGAGAAAATATAAACCCATGTGCTGATGATGAGGAAAGTGTACCAATTACTGACCCAATTAATGTTGATGAAGCACGAAATTCAAATCTTCCATCATCTACTGATGATGAAGATTTTATGGAACTTAACTCGGGAAACTCGACAAAACAAACCGGCAAAGAAATGGCTGACACGGAACAGTATAACTTGAAAGATCAGATGTGTTCAATCAATGCAGATGTGCCCTGTACCAGTGTGTCTAATAATGATAAAGATACTAGTCCCATAACATGTCCTGAAAGTCCATCAATTGAAGATTATGATGAGATAGAAAGTAAGGCACCAGCAGAAGATGAATATTCTGAGCAACATAGAGAGGCAGAATTTACTGAGAGCgtgggaagtcctgaacaagtaCTTGCATGTATGGATGTTACTGAAAAGCTGTCAACAGCTAAAAGTACAGGAATACACGTTGATGCTACCCCCTCCGAGGAAGGAATGTCATTGGAAAATACTGATGCTGAGCTAAATAGAGCTGAATGTGGAGAAGTTAAGGATGACCCAGCTGAGGGAGACCATAAATCTGACTATAATAGTGATATTGATAGAGAGGTATCTGATGAAATTCCTGGAAAACCCATTGGCAGTGATGACCTGATGGATGAAATGCCTTTGGAAAATATTAAACCTGGGCAGCTTAAAAATGAGGAACCTCCTGAACTTTTAGGCTCTGAGAAGGAATCTGATTGCAGAAGTAGCCATCGATATGCTGAGGCACCTAGAATATATATGGAAGATAACAGCCCAAAGCATGAAATAACCTCAGAGAATTTAGAGCAGGAGCAGTTTGACATGGATTCAATGAAAGCTTTAAATGTACCGGAACATATGTCTGATTGTAAAATAGGTATGGATGAGCAATTACCACACGCAGATCAAAGCAAGGACAAGGAGATTGTTGGCTTGAAGTCTGAAATAGTCTCCAGGAATATTGGATCTCAATCTGAGATGGAGCTAAGTGGAGTTTCAAGTAATCCTAATCAAGCATCTGATCCAAAGAGTGGCTTTGGTCAGCAGTCATCTGATGAAAATCTTGGGGAGGCTATGGAGGGTGAATGCTTAAAAAATGAACCATTTTCAGATGTGCCAAGCCATGTTCACGAGACTATGGAGATGCATGATGATAAAAAGGCTGAAACTGAGTTGCTTACTGAAGGGATCTGCAGCCGTGGTCCTGCGGACTTTAATGTTGATAACAATGAGGTGGTGGCTATGGAATGCGATTCGCCTATCAATGACAAACAAATACCTGAAACAGAACCTGAATTTCAAAAAAACTCAAAAGTAGGTGGAGAAGTAAATTCTACTTTATCCTTGGGTATAAGTCATGAGCCATTGCTGCCTGATGCTTCTGCTGAAAATATCAATAAGGAAGGACCTTTTGAAATCGAACTTGAGAAAAAGTCAGAACAGAAAGAGAAAGATGTTCCACGTCGGAAATCTAGATTCCATGCAGCATCCACAACATGGTCTccagaaagggaaaaaaaacatgagCTTAAGAGGTCTGGATCAAAGTCGGAGGGAAGGTCCTTGCCCACAGTCGAAGGAAAATATATGCCCACAGCCGAAGGAAAATCTATGTCtacgtctgaagaaaagtccatgCCCGTGCCTGGAGAAGGTTCTGCATCCAAATCGCAGGGAAGATCTAGTTCACGTGGGAGATCTGGGTCCAAGTCGAGGGCAAATTCCAGATCCCGGGGAAGATCGAGGTCCAGGTCCCGGGGAAGATTGAGGTCCAGGTCCCAGGGAAGATCGAGGTCCAGATCCCGGGGTGGATCAAGGTCCAGGTCTCGGAGAAGATCGAGGTCCAAGTCACGTGGAAGATCAACGTCCAAGTCACGTGGAAGATCAAGGTCCAGGTCTAAAATAAAGGGAAAGTCTAGATCACGGTCACATGAAAGGTCCAGATCCAGGGGTAGGTCCAGATCCCACTCATGGGGAAAAGACCATCATAGTCACTCCGACAGATCTGCACATGAGCGAATTCGTTCATTGGGGGATGATGGTGACCAAAATATCCAAACGTCTCCATCCCACAAGAAAAGATCCAGATCTCCAAGTAAAGAAAAAGGAAAGGATGAAACTCCAAGTGAAAGTGGGAAGAAAGAATCAGAGGCAGACAGAGGAAGAAAAGTTAGGCAGCGTTCTAGGTCAAGGTCTAGATCCAGGAAAAGATATTTTTCTGGAGATAAAGAGGATAAGCCTGGGGTTTCTCCAGGAAGAAGAGACAGAAATATGGATGACAGCTGGAGAAATGCTCGGGGAAAGGATAGATTCAGAATGAATGAGTGGGATAGACCAAGGGGATTTGATAGTTTCCGAAAAGATAACAGGTTTAGAGAATTTCAGCCAATGGGTAGATACCCAAATGAGCAGCCAGCTGTAG is a window from the Leucoraja erinacea ecotype New England chromosome 19, Leri_hhj_1, whole genome shotgun sequence genome containing:
- the scaf11 gene encoding protein SCAF11 isoform X4, translated to MGDRKLTEPTSFSDNDDFEGEENEQEHADNGLFVPTTDQIDWCPICLNLFVEQEKLSSCPIDRKHFSVVYKQDNIKSNTKIPVKQCLIKNSREQRDSSSKEHYVSVTREHDGICTCIKDRCIRHCDDWEQTEFCEKHNISIITCTKRSRSSKKTKNKVNRKKCHQPCVRNDLNSFSPQYGKSEMSLSQAENCTEFVDVCEIAPLIRQKRRGPESLRLPWRNAFTALTTEMLRQEIGLISVGHDETDTALPLRDLMSGTTFLSNPLELGRSVDFPGMKCALAGTRGGGEKKNKSDTSGSTNAGNSESSQGRRRSMRISKAENVDKSASSSQRSQSGSGTSVSKATLECAQTPPKKAGKQKTKRKLENEQSKTPSEKKKTRVTRSSYKKSDSSSSDPNDSPIVSETEPQPLTPISTEKQLIALDNSNPSHLSANGCSENITSIEKDKEEEVTEKEQSHGENINPCADDEESVPITDPINVDEARNSNLPSSTDDEDFMELNSGNSTKQTGKEMADTEQYNLKDQMCSINADVPCTSVSNNDKDTSPITCPESPSIEDYDEIESKAPAEDEYSEQHREAEFTESVGSPEQVLACMDVTEKLSTAKSTGIHVDATPSEEGMSLENTDAELNRAECGEVKDDPAEGDHKSDYNSDIDREVSDEIPGKPIGSDDLMDEMPLENIKPGQLKNEEPPELLGSEKESDCRSSHRYAEAPRIYMEDNSPKHEITSENLEQEQFDMDSMKALNVPEHMSDCKIGMDEQLPHADQSKDKEIVGLKSEIVSRNIGSQSEMELSGVSSNPNQASDPKSGFGQQSSDENLGEAMEGECLKNEPFSDVPSHVHETMEMHDDKKAETELLTEGICSRGPADFNVDNNEVVAMECDSPINDKQIPETEPEFQKNSKVGGEVNSTLSLGISHEPLLPDASAENINKEGPFEIELEKKSEQKEKDVPRRKSRFHAASTTWSPEREKKHELKRSGSKSEGRSLPTVEGKYMPTAEGKSMSTSEEKSMPVPGEGSASKSQGRSSSRGRSGSKSRANSRSRGRSRSRSRGRLRSRSQGRSRSRSRGGSRSRSRRRSRSKSRGRSTSKSRGRSRSRSKIKGKSRSRSHERSRSRGRSRSHSWGKDHHSHSDRSAHERIRSLGDDGDQNIQTSPSHKKRSRSPSKEKGKDETPSESGKKESEADRGRKVRQRSRSRSRSRKRYFSGDKEDKPGVSPGRRDRNMDDSWRNARGKDRFRMNEWDRPRGFDSFRKDNRFREFQPMGRYPNEQPAVDTNEYVDDRNPEWVTEQLQPSSDVQTRENEFKNDAKWDENRYERDDSWGNRNFAPGWRRGRGRFRGGSFRGDQSEIPWQNRRSNFSGEENNSGKYQGTGPRRYNDQQPSKWRDDSNPSSDVRDRSGWSSFSSWNARKTLPADVQNYYANRGRQSSGTQSSWQGTEAEQYQPTTEPADSSQGASAFSDQSNQQMNGSQQAVNVMQPVVAQTLNPPPSQTMGVFPYPLNVHPPLMHFHNPYIHPPPPMNVHAGISAVPPPTAAGNLPNSPPPPPPPPPPSQSVNYAVQQLDLTQPQTIPPSGTSEVDLQTSAASVPIPAEGSSKAVPVSLPLDISSSAFQSVQQVFATLSTAKTTMEKESLKEEFEVEKPKKEKKYTIQERAVDEVKLAIKPYYQKKDITKDEYKEIVRKAVDKVCHSKSGEVIPGKVANLVKAYVEKYKHARKGNAKPEESSIIGNKSF
- the scaf11 gene encoding protein SCAF11 isoform X5; translation: MMIPLNIKGEENEQEHADNGLFVPTTDQIDWCPICLNLFVEQEKLSSCPIDRKHFSVVYKQDNIKSNTKIPVKQCLIKNSREQRDSSSKEHYVSVTREHDGICTCIKDRCIRHCDDWEQTEFCEKHNISIITCTKRSRSSKKTKNKVNRKKCHQPCVRNDLNSFSPQYGKSEMSLSQAENCTEFVDVCEIAPLIRQKRRGPESLRLPWRNAFTALTTEMLRQEIGLISVGHDETDTALPLRDLMSGTTFLSNPLELGRSVDFPGMKCALAGTRGGGEKKNKSDTSGSTNAGNSESSQGRRRSMRISKAENVDKSASSSQRSQSGSGTSVSKATLECAQTPPKKAGKQKTKRKLENEQSKTPSEKKKTRVTRSSYKKSDSSSSDPNDSPIVSETEPQPLTPISTEKQLIALDNSNPSHLSANGCSENITSIEKDKEEEVTEKEQSHGENINPCADDEESVPITDPINVDEARNSNLPSSTDDEDFMELNSGNSTKQTGKEMADTEQYNLKDQMCSINADVPCTSVSNNDKDTSPITCPESPSIEDYDEIESKAPAEDEYSEQHREAEFTESVGSPEQVLACMDVTEKLSTAKSTGIHVDATPSEEGMSLENTDAELNRAECGEVKDDPAEGDHKSDYNSDIDREVSDEIPGKPIGSDDLMDEMPLENIKPGQLKNEEPPELLGSEKESDCRSSHRYAEAPRIYMEDNSPKHEITSENLEQEQFDMDSMKALNVPEHMSDCKIGMDEQLPHADQSKDKEIVGLKSEIVSRNIGSQSEMELSGVSSNPNQASDPKSGFGQQSSDENLGEAMEGECLKNEPFSDVPSHVHETMEMHDDKKAETELLTEGICSRGPADFNVDNNEVVAMECDSPINDKQIPETEPEFQKNSKVGGEVNSTLSLGISHEPLLPDASAENINKEGPFEIELEKKSEQKEKDVPRRKSRFHAASTTWSPEREKKHELKRSGSKSEGRSLPTVEGKYMPTAEGKSMSTSEEKSMPVPGEGSASKSQGRSSSRGRSGSKSRANSRSRGRSRSRSRGRLRSRSQGRSRSRSRGGSRSRSRRRSRSKSRGRSTSKSRGRSRSRSKIKGKSRSRSHERSRSRGRSRSHSWGKDHHSHSDRSAHERIRSLGDDGDQNIQTSPSHKKRSRSPSKEKGKDETPSESGKKESEADRGRKVRQRSRSRSRSRKRYFSGDKEDKPGVSPGRRDRNMDDSWRNARGKDRFRMNEWDRPRGFDSFRKDNRFREFQPMGRYPNEQPAVDTNEYVDDRNPEWVTEQLQPSSDVQTRENEFKNDAKWDENRYERDDSWGNRNFAPGWRRGRGRFRGGSFRGDQSEIPWQNRRSNFSGEENNSGKYQGTGPRRYNDQQPSKWRDDSNPSSDVRDRSGWSSFSSWNARKTLPADVQNYYANRGRQSSGTQSSWQGTEAEQYQPTTEPADSSQGASAFSDQSNQQMNGSQQAVNVMQPVVAQTLNPPPSQTMGVFPYPLNVHPPLMHFHNPYIHPPPPMNVHAGISAVPPPTAAGNLPNSPPPPPPPPPPSQSVNYAVQQLDLTQPQTIPPSGTSEVDLQTSAASVPIPAEGSSKAVPVSLPLDISSSAFQSVQQVFATLSTAKTTMEKESLKEEFEVEKPKKEKKYTIQERAVDEVKLAIKPYYQKKDITKDEYKEIVRKAVDKVCHSKSGEVIPGKVANLVKAYVEKYKHARKGNAKPEESSIIGNKSF
- the scaf11 gene encoding protein SCAF11 isoform X1, producing MGDRKLTEPTSFSDNDDFEGEENEQEHADNGLFVPTTDQIDWCPICLNLFVEQEVAVPENCSHVFCLRCILTWAEKLSSCPIDRKHFSVVYKQDNIKSNTKIPVKQCLIKNSREQRDSSSKEHYVSVTREHDGICTCIKDRCIRHCDDWEQTEFCEKHNISIITCTKRSRSSKKTKNKVNRKKCHQPCVRNDLNSFSPQYGKSEMSLSQAENCTEFVDVCEIAPLIRQKRRGPESLRLPWRNAFTALTTEMLRQEIGLISVGHDETDTALPLRDLMSGTTFLSNPLELGRSVDFPGMKCALAGTRGGGEKKNKSDTSGSTNAGNSESSQGRRRSMRISKAENVDKSASSSQRSQSGSGTSVSKATLECAQTPPKKAGKQKTKRKLENEQSKTPSEKKKTRVTRSSYKKSDSSSSDPNDSPIVSETEPQPLTPISTEKQLIALDNSNPSHLSANGCSENITSIEKDKEEEVTEKEQSHGENINPCADDEESVPITDPINVDEARNSNLPSSTDDEDFMELNSGNSTKQTGKEMADTEQYNLKDQMCSINADVPCTSVSNNDKDTSPITCPESPSIEDYDEIESKAPAEDEYSEQHREAEFTESVGSPEQVLACMDVTEKLSTAKSTGIHVDATPSEEGMSLENTDAELNRAECGEVKDDPAEGDHKSDYNSDIDREVSDEIPGKPIGSDDLMDEMPLENIKPGQLKNEEPPELLGSEKESDCRSSHRYAEAPRIYMEDNSPKHEITSENLEQEQFDMDSMKALNVPEHMSDCKIGMDEQLPHADQSKDKEIVGLKSEIVSRNIGSQSEMELSGVSSNPNQASDPKSGFGQQSSDENLGEAMEGECLKNEPFSDVPSHVHETMEMHDDKKAETELLTEGICSRGPADFNVDNNEVVAMECDSPINDKQIPETEPEFQKNSKVGGEVNSTLSLGISHEPLLPDASAENINKEGPFEIELEKKSEQKEKDVPRRKSRFHAASTTWSPEREKKHELKRSGSKSEGRSLPTVEGKYMPTAEGKSMSTSEEKSMPVPGEGSASKSQGRSSSRGRSGSKSRANSRSRGRSRSRSRGRLRSRSQGRSRSRSRGGSRSRSRRRSRSKSRGRSTSKSRGRSRSRSKIKGKSRSRSHERSRSRGRSRSHSWGKDHHSHSDRSAHERIRSLGDDGDQNIQTSPSHKKRSRSPSKEKGKDETPSESGKKESEADRGRKVRQRSRSRSRSRKRYFSGDKEDKPGVSPGRRDRNMDDSWRNARGKDRFRMNEWDRPRGFDSFRKDNRFREFQPMGRYPNEQPAVDTNEYVDDRNPEWVTEQLQPSSDVQTRENEFKNDAKWDENRYERDDSWGNRNFAPGWRRGRGRFRGGSFRGDQSEIPWQNRRSNFSGEENNSGKYQGTGPRRYNDQQPSKWRDDSNPSSDVRDRSGWSSFSSWNARKTLPADVQNYYANRGRQSSGTQSSWQGTEAEQYQPTTEPADSSQGASAFSDQSNQQMNGSQQAVNVMQPVVAQTLNPPPSQTMGVFPYPLNVHPPLMHFHNPYIHPPPPMNVHAGISAVPPPTAAGNLPNSPPPPPPPPPPSQSVNYAVQQLDLTQPQTIPPSGTSEVDLQTSAASVPIPAEGSSKAVPVSLPLDISSSAFQSVQQVFATLSTAKTTMEKESLKEEFEVEKPKKEKKYTIQERAVDEVKLAIKPYYQKKDITKDEYKEIVRKAVDKVCHSKSGEVIPGKVANLVKAYVEKYKHARKGNAKPEESSIIGNKSF
- the scaf11 gene encoding protein SCAF11 isoform X3, whose translation is MMIPLNIKGEENEQEHADNGLFVPTTDQIDWCPICLNLFVEQEVAVPENCSHVFCLRCILTWAEKLSSCPIDRKHFSVVYKQDNIKSNTKIPVKQCLIKNSREQRDSSSKEHYVSVTREHDGICTCIKDRCIRHCDDWEQTEFCEKHNISIITCTKRSRSSKKTKNKVNRKKCHQPCVRNDLNSFSPQYGKSEMSLSQAENCTEFVDVCEIAPLIRQKRRGPESLRLPWRNAFTALTTEMLRQEIGLISVGHDETDTALPLRDLMSGTTFLSNPLELGRSVDFPGMKCALAGTRGGGEKKNKSDTSGSTNAGNSESSQGRRRSMRISKAENVDKSASSSQRSQSGSGTSVSKATLECAQTPPKKAGKQKTKRKLENEQSKTPSEKKKTRVTRSSYKKSDSSSSDPNDSPIVSETEPQPLTPISTEKQLIALDNSNPSHLSANGCSENITSIEKDKEEEVTEKEQSHGENINPCADDEESVPITDPINVDEARNSNLPSSTDDEDFMELNSGNSTKQTGKEMADTEQYNLKDQMCSINADVPCTSVSNNDKDTSPITCPESPSIEDYDEIESKAPAEDEYSEQHREAEFTESVGSPEQVLACMDVTEKLSTAKSTGIHVDATPSEEGMSLENTDAELNRAECGEVKDDPAEGDHKSDYNSDIDREVSDEIPGKPIGSDDLMDEMPLENIKPGQLKNEEPPELLGSEKESDCRSSHRYAEAPRIYMEDNSPKHEITSENLEQEQFDMDSMKALNVPEHMSDCKIGMDEQLPHADQSKDKEIVGLKSEIVSRNIGSQSEMELSGVSSNPNQASDPKSGFGQQSSDENLGEAMEGECLKNEPFSDVPSHVHETMEMHDDKKAETELLTEGICSRGPADFNVDNNEVVAMECDSPINDKQIPETEPEFQKNSKVGGEVNSTLSLGISHEPLLPDASAENINKEGPFEIELEKKSEQKEKDVPRRKSRFHAASTTWSPEREKKHELKRSGSKSEGRSLPTVEGKYMPTAEGKSMSTSEEKSMPVPGEGSASKSQGRSSSRGRSGSKSRANSRSRGRSRSRSRGRLRSRSQGRSRSRSRGGSRSRSRRRSRSKSRGRSTSKSRGRSRSRSKIKGKSRSRSHERSRSRGRSRSHSWGKDHHSHSDRSAHERIRSLGDDGDQNIQTSPSHKKRSRSPSKEKGKDETPSESGKKESEADRGRKVRQRSRSRSRSRKRYFSGDKEDKPGVSPGRRDRNMDDSWRNARGKDRFRMNEWDRPRGFDSFRKDNRFREFQPMGRYPNEQPAVDTNEYVDDRNPEWVTEQLQPSSDVQTRENEFKNDAKWDENRYERDDSWGNRNFAPGWRRGRGRFRGGSFRGDQSEIPWQNRRSNFSGEENNSGKYQGTGPRRYNDQQPSKWRDDSNPSSDVRDRSGWSSFSSWNARKTLPADVQNYYANRGRQSSGTQSSWQGTEAEQYQPTTEPADSSQGASAFSDQSNQQMNGSQQAVNVMQPVVAQTLNPPPSQTMGVFPYPLNVHPPLMHFHNPYIHPPPPMNVHAGISAVPPPTAAGNLPNSPPPPPPPPPPSQSVNYAVQQLDLTQPQTIPPSGTSEVDLQTSAASVPIPAEGSSKAVPVSLPLDISSSAFQSVQQVFATLSTAKTTMEKESLKEEFEVEKPKKEKKYTIQERAVDEVKLAIKPYYQKKDITKDEYKEIVRKAVDKVCHSKSGEVIPGKVANLVKAYVEKYKHARKGNAKPEESSIIGNKSF
- the scaf11 gene encoding protein SCAF11 isoform X2, producing the protein MGDRKLTEPTSFSDNDDFEGEENEQEHADNGLFVPTTDQIDWCPICLNLFVEQEVAVPENCSHVFCLRCILTWAEKLSSCPIDRKHFSVVYKQDNIKSNTKIPVKQCLIKNSREQRDSSSKEHYVSVTREHDGICTCIKDRCIRHCDDWEQTEFCEKHNISIITCTKRSRSSKKTKNKVNRKKCHQPCVRNDLNSFSPQYGKSEMSLSQAENCTEFVDVCEIAPLIRQKRRGPESLRLPWRNAFTALTTEMLRQEIGLISVGHDETDTALPLRDLMSGTTFLSNPLELGRSVDFPGMKCALAGTRGGGEKKNKSDTSGSTNAGNSESSQGRRRSMRISKAENVDKSASSSQRSQSGSGTSVSKATLECAQTPPKKAGKQKTKRKLENEQSKTPSEKKKTRVTRSSYKKSDSSSSDPNDSPIVSETEPQPLTPISTEKQLIALDNSNPSHLSANGCSENITSIEKDKEEEVTEKEQSHGENINPCADDEESVPITDPINVDEARNSNLPSSTDDEDFMELNSGNSTKQTGKEMADTEQYNLKDQMCSINADVPCTSVSNNDKDTSPITCPESPSIEDYDEIESKAPAEDEYSEQHREAEFTESVGSPEQVLACMDVTEKLSTAKSTGIHVDATPSEEGMSLENTDAELNRAECGEVKDDPAEGDHKSDYNSDIDREVSDEIPGKPIGSDDLMDEMPLENIKPGQLKNEEPPELLGSEKESDCRSSHRYAEAPRIYMEDNSPKHEITSENLEQEQFDMDSMKALNVPEHMSDCKIGMDEQLPHADQSKDKEIVGLKSEIVSRNIGSQSEMELSGVSSNPNQASDPKSGFGQQSSDENLGEAMEGECLKNEPFSDVPSHVHETMEMHDDKKAETELLTEGICSRGPADFNVDNNEVVAMECDSPINDKQIPETEPEFQKNSKVGGEVNSTLSLGISHEPLLPDASAENINKEGPFEIELEKKSEQKEKDVPRRKSRFHAASTTWSPEREKKHELKRSGSKSEGRSLPTVEGKYMPTAEGKSMSTSEEKSMPVPGEGSASKSQGRSSSRGRSGSKSRANSRSRGRSRSRSRGRLRSRSQGRSRSRSRGGSRSRSRRRSRSKSRGRSTSKSRGRSRSRSKIKGKSRSRSHERSRSRGRSRSHSWGKDHHSHSDRSAHERIRSLGDDGDQNIQTSPSHKKRSRSPSKEKGKDETPSESGKKESEADRGRKVRQRSRSRSRSRKRYFSGDKEDKPGVSPGRRDRNMDDSWRNARGKDRFRMNEWDRPRGFDSFRKDNRFREFQPMGRYPNEQPAVDTNEYVDDRNPEWVTEQLQPSSDVQTRENEFKNDAKWDENRYERDDSWGNRNFAPGWRRGRGRFRGGSFRGDQSEIPWQNRRSNFSGEENNSGKYQGTGPRRYNDQQPSKWRDDSNPSSDVRDRSGWSSFSSWNARKTLPADVQNYYANRGRQSSGTQSSWQGTEAEQYQPTTEPDSSQGASAFSDQSNQQMNGSQQAVNVMQPVVAQTLNPPPSQTMGVFPYPLNVHPPLMHFHNPYIHPPPPMNVHAGISAVPPPTAAGNLPNSPPPPPPPPPPSQSVNYAVQQLDLTQPQTIPPSGTSEVDLQTSAASVPIPAEGSSKAVPVSLPLDISSSAFQSVQQVFATLSTAKTTMEKESLKEEFEVEKPKKEKKYTIQERAVDEVKLAIKPYYQKKDITKDEYKEIVRKAVDKVCHSKSGEVIPGKVANLVKAYVEKYKHARKGNAKPEESSIIGNKSF